GCTCATCAAACGCCTCTCCATTCTTCCATTTCTTCACCCAGACCTTCAATTGAGAACAATTGCGTATGCCTTCTTGTTCAGCAATTACCTTGTAACTTGCTGAGCCCCCAACGTACGCTCGGACCGCCTTTAGCTTGAATTCTTCAGTATATGACTGAAATGTTTGTCCCTTTTTTGCCATAAAAAATATCCCCTCCAAGTGGCACTCAACCCTCCATGATAAAATGAAGGTTTTTTTGAGTGTCTACTTGAAGGGGATAATACCAGGGAATCGGCTTTTTCTTCATTCTATCCTGAGTTTCTTGCAGCCTCAGCACGCTGGGCCAATTTTTCTTCTAAATCATTTAATGCCCGATTCTTTGTTGCCAATTGCGTCTCTGACTGATTCTTTGAATTGTCTTCTTTCTTCTTGTCCTTTACCTTCAAGACTGGTTCATCGTCAATGCTGTCCCACGCTGAGTTTCTAATCGTATTTTGGGTTGGTGCTTCAGTATACTGTCCCTCCTCTTCCCCACTACCCTTTTCTTTAGCAGCCTGCTTCCCCTTATCCTTTATGCGATCCAGTCGGTCTTTTTTCGACTCTTTGACAACATGATCAGCACTGACGATCTTCTCTGGAACAGAATCAGATTCCGTCTGTTTATCATCGTCATCAATCAGCAGCACATTCGCCTTTCCAATATCCTCTCCGGCGAATGATGTCTGCTGTTGCGTTTCTCCGAGTGGCTCAAATAGTTTTTTTGGTAGCGGATATATTAGTCCTATTACAGGTTCCATCCTGACGTTATTATGCACTCCTCTAAACAAGCATTCGCCTGGCTCACCTGTTTCGGGATTGTACCCTTTCAACCCCGTTATTTCGCTAGGCATTACACGATAGCGCTTTTCTTCTTTTAGTTGAGTCTTGAATCCAGTAGCAGACATTTCATCGGTTCCACTGCTTTGTCCGATCTGATACTCCTCACCAATCATGTCTGCATAGTATTCGGCATCTTCGTTATCAAGGCCGGCTAAAATGAATTTTTGAACGGCATTTTGTTTTACCATGCCGCCAAGTCTT
Above is a window of Paenibacillus rhizovicinus DNA encoding:
- a CDS encoding transposase, whose amino-acid sequence is MAKKGQTFQSYTEEFKLKAVRAYVGGSASYKVIAEQEGIRNCSQLKVWVKKWKNGEAFDERKGHEQNPLKGRPRTVFGSVEEERDYLKAQVNYLKKRYPNLIKEKRFANERTTK